In Pangasianodon hypophthalmus isolate fPanHyp1 chromosome 3, fPanHyp1.pri, whole genome shotgun sequence, a single genomic region encodes these proteins:
- the dcaf5 gene encoding DDB1- and CUL4-associated factor 5, with protein MKEAQGCGMRCSVGFLSRRMMSGCPLLKEDFQRCRLAGCNSLYRRDMLGHYGCVNAIEFSNNGGQWLVSGGDDRRVLLWHMEKALQSRAKPIKLKGEHLSNIFCLAFDSTNTRVFSGGNDEQVILHDVERGETLNVFLHDDAVYGLSVSPVNDHVFASSSDDGRVLIWDTREPPHGEPFCLANYPSAFHSVMFNPVEPRLLATANSKEGVGLWDIRKPRSSLLRYGGSLSLQSAMSVRFNSAGTQLLALRRRLPPVLYELHSRLPSFQFDNQGYFNSCTMKSCCFAGDRDQYILSGSDDFNLYMWKIPKDPDSAGRVVNGAFMVLKGHRSIVNQVRFNPHTYMICSSGVEKVIKVWSPYQQPECVGDLEGRVEDKSRSLYTHEEYISLVLNSGSGLSHDYVSQSEQEDPRMMAFFDSLVRREIEGWSSDSDSDLSEGAILQLHARGRGHTRSTNHGASTTQTPPTEANSNRQSDSDHSSSSSSSSSLLSGPASGSERVDPDEIGSHRRKRAGSRRASAFLLDVVNEDSDSSSFWLDPLPRPRSPSPRENSSLSRTSSPSSSPSSSSTSSSNSDGEEAELQRSRVRQRNAARKQGRTRWSRLDSAHSLQSATDYSSYPKISLNDSTSPSSSGDESRPVRSGGKNKGHGLISSPGPSSESRTETHLRVRGRFMERAESRIGQREELGAGKSSEDELNSSELYGNSSAHDESCVDSTLPESSEGAEPDANSTGSRTGKRTRFGSEPEEEEPPSEKKLKT; from the exons atGAAGGAGGCGCAGGGCTGCGGGATGCGCTGCTCAGTGGGCTTCCTGTCCCGCAGGATGATGAGCGGCTGCCCGCTGCTGAAGGAGGACTTCCAGCGGTGCAGGCTGGCGGGGTGTAACAGCCTCTACCGCCGCGACATGCTGGGACACTACGGCTGTGTCAACGCCATCGAGTTCTCCAACAACGGGGGACAGTGGCTGGTgtccg gtggcgATGACCGGCGTGTGTTATTGTGGCACATGGAGAAAGCTCTTCAGTCTCGAGCCAAACCCATCAAACTGAAGGGGGAGCACCTGTCTAACATCTTCTGCCTCGCCTTCGACAGCACCAACACACGCGTCTTCTCCGggg ggaacGATGAGCAGGTGATTCTGCATGATGTGGAGCGTGGAGAGACGCTGAACGTGTTTCTCCATGACGACGCCGTGTACGGTCTCTCTGTCAGCCCCGTCAATGATCACGTGTTCGCCAGCTCGTCAGACGATGGGCGTGTCCTCATCTGGGACACACGGGAACCCCCCCAcggag agccGTTCTGCTTGGCGAATTATCCGTCTGCGTTCCACAGTGTGATGTTTAACCCTGTGGAGCCGCGCCTACTCGCAACAGCCAACTCTAAAGAGGGCGTCGGCCTGTGGGACATCCGCAAACCGCGCAG ttcTCTGCTGCGGTACGGGGGTTCTCTGTCTCTGCAGAGTGCGATGAGTGTGCGCTTTAACAGTGCAGGTACACAGCTGCTGGCTCTGCGCAGACGTCTGCCCCCCGTCCTGTACGAGCTGCACTCTCGCCTGCCCAGCTTCCAGTTCGACAACCAGGGCTACTTCAACTCCTGCACCATGAAGAGCTGCTGCTTCGCCGGGGACCGCGACCAG tataTCCTGTCTGGCTCTGATGACTTTAATCTCTACATGTGGAAAATTCCCAAAGACCCAGACtcag cGGGCCGAGTGGTTAACGGAGCGTTCATGGTGTTGAAGGGTCATCGCTCCATTGTGAATCAGGTCCGCTTTAATCCACACACCTACATGATCTGTTCCTCTGGTGTCGAGAAGGTTATCaag gtgtggagTCCGTACCAGCAGCCGGAGTGTGTGGGTGATCTGGAGGGTCGGGTGGAGGATAAGTCTCGCTCTCTCTACACACATGAGGAGTACATCAGCCTGGTGCTGAACAGCGGCAGCGGCCTGTCACATGACTacgtcagccaatcagagcaggaGGATCCGCGCATGATGGCTTTCTTTGATTCCCTTGTGCGCCGCGAGATCGAAGGCTGGAGCTCCGACTCGGATTCCGATCTGAGCGAAGGCGCCATTCTGCAGCTGCACGccagggggcgtggccacacCCGGTCCACCAACCACGGAGCCTCCACAACTCAAACTCCGCCCACTGAAGCGAACAGCAATCGGCAGAGCGACTCGGATCACTCCtcttcctcgtcctcctcctcgtccttaTTATCTGGTCCTGCTTCTGGGAGTGAGAGGGTGGATCCTGACGAGATAGGCTCACACAGACGGAAAAGGGCGGGGTCACGACGAGCATCCGCGTTCCTATTGGATGTGGTGAACGAGGACTCGGATTCCAGTAGTTTCTGGTTGGACCCGTTGCCTCGCCCACGTTCTCCCAGCCCGCGTGAGAACTCCAGCCTCTCTAGGACCTCCAGTCCGAGCTCCTCCCCCAGCTCCTCCTCTACCTCCTCGTCCAATAGTGATGGAGAAGAGGCGGAGCTTCAGAGGAGCAGAGTGCGGCAACGTAATGCGGCGAGGAAGCAGGGCCGTACGCGCTGGTCACGCTTAGACTCCGCCCACTCTCTTCAGAGTGCCACGGATTACAGCAGCTACCCCAAAATATCTCTTAATGATTCAACATCTCCTTCGTCCTCCGGGGACGAGAGCCGGCCAGTCAGAAGCGGGGGTAAAAATAAGGGGCATGGCCTCATTTCTAGCCCCGGCCCTTCTTCAGAGAGCCGTACAGAGACACACCTGCGAGTCAGAGGTCGCTTCATGGAGAGGGCGGAGTCAAGAATTGGTCAGAGGGAAGAGCTGGGGGCGGGGAAAAGCAGCGAGGATGAACTGAACAGCTCAGAACTGTACGGAAACTCGAGCGCTCATGACGAGAGCTGTGTAGACTCAACTCTTCCGGAATCCTCAGAAGGGGCGGAGCCTGACGCTAACTCCACAGGCTCTAGGACTGGAAAACGGACACGCTTCGGATCCGagccagaggaggaggagcCTCCGTCAGAAAAAAAGTTGAAGACGTGA